In one Colletotrichum destructivum chromosome 2, complete sequence genomic region, the following are encoded:
- a CDS encoding Putative FAD/NAD(P)-binding domain superfamily produces the protein MAKNNYIITLPALREAPSKSPEIARDIVAEWTSRFEQTLSGQKNKLDLTPIFRQDAWVRDFLGLSWDFRTINGLDKISAYFAENQPRARLGRLRPREQGAFRPEFRDPAPGVHWVDSLFDFETDVGRGKGVVRLTLEEGDDGDDDTWKAFMINFTLVEMKGFEEKVGINRPTGHVDDLRKGNWREQRERQMEFLDEEPAVLIIGAGHAGINLGVRLRHLGIPTLMVDRNEHVGDSWRKRYRTLMTHDPIQYCHLPFIPFPADWPLFTPKDKLADWLESYAKMMELNIWTSTEVRDTSYDEHSKTWTVKLFRHAHDGGSTRVIRPRHVVLATGQAGDPIAPSFPGQDGFRGAVYHGSQHSDASSIAGLASKRVLVVGSGNSSHDICQNFHDSGAASVTMIQRGGTYVVTANKGLLLMHKGMYDEGGPPTDDADIVAQSMPTPVQFALHSLGTKFIADTVDRDLLDGLGKAGFKLDFGPGGSGIFRKYLTRGGGYYIDIGCSQLIADGKVKVHHSPDGISGFTPTGLTLADGTTLEADIVVLATGYDGMRSSARKILGDAVADRVRDCWDLDEQGEINSIWRGSGHPGFWYTGGNLALCRSYSRLLALQIKAVEEGLLIQT, from the exons ATGGCGAAGAACAACTACATCATCACGCTCCCCGCCCTCAGAGAGGCGCCCTCGAAATCGCCCGAAATCGCCcgcgacatcgtcgccgaATGGACATCACGGTTCGAACAGACGCTCTCGGGACAAAAAAATAAGCTCGACCTAACGCCCATCTTCCGTCAAGACGCCTGGGTCCGcgacttcctcggcctctcgTGGGACTTCCGGACGAtcaacggcctcgacaagatcTCTGCCTACTTCGCCGAGAACCAGCCGCGCGCGCGCCTCGGACGGCTCCGGCCCCGCGAGCAGGGCGCTTTCCGGCCGGAGTTCAGGGACCCGGCGCCCGGCGTCCACTGGGTGGATAGCTTGTTCGACTTTGAGACCGACGTAGGCCGCGGTAAAGGCGTTGTCAGGTTGACActggaggagggcgatgacggcgacgacgacacgtGGAAGGCCTTCATGATCAACTTTACCCTTGTCGAGATGAAGGGcttcgaggagaaggtcggAATCAACCGGCCGACGGGCCACGTGGACGATCTCAGGAAGGGGAACTGGAGAGAGCAGCGGGAGAGACAGATGGAGtttctcgacgaggagcccGCCGTCCTCATCATCGGAGCTG GTCACGCCGGCATCAACCTCGGCGTTCGCCTCCGACATCTCGGCATCCCGACGTTGATGGTCGACCGCAATGAGCACGTAGGAGACAGCTGGCGGAAGCGATACAGA ACCCTCATGACCCACGACCCGATCCAGTACTGCCACCTTCCCTTCATCCCCTTCCCGGCGGACTGGCCGCTGTTCACGCCCAAGGACAAGCTCGCCGACTGGCTCGAGTCCTACGCCAAGATGATGGAGCTCAATATCTGGACGAGCACCGAGGTCCGAGACACCAGTTACGATGAGCACTCCAAGACCTGGACCGTCAAGCTCTTCCGCCACGCacacgacggcggcagcacccGCGTCATCCGCCCGcgtcacgtcgtcctcgccacgGGTCAGGCCGGCGACCCCATCGCGCCCTCGTTCCCGGGCCAGGATGGCTTCCGAGGCGCCGTCTACCACGGCAGCCAACACTCGGACGCCTCTTCCATCGCGGGTCTCGCCAGCAAGAGAGTCCTCGTCGTGGGGTCCGGCAACTCGAGCCACGACATCTGCCAGAACTTCCACGACAGCGGCGCGGCCAGCGTCACCATGATCCAGCGCGGCGGCACCTACGTCGTCACGGCAAACAAGGGCCTCCTCCTGATGCACAAGGGCATGTACGATGAGGGCGGCCCGCCGacggacgacgccgacatcgTTGCGCAGAGCATGCCGACCCCCGTGCAGTTCGCGCTCCACTCGCTCGGTACAAAGTTCATCGCCGACACCGTAGACCGGGACCTACTGGACGGGCTCGGCAAGGCCGGGTTCAAGCTGGACTTCGGccccggcggcagcggcatcttCCGCAAGTACCTCacacgcggcggcggctatTACATCGACATCGGCTGCAGCCAGctcatcgccgacggcaaggtcaaggtccACCACAGCCCCGACGGCATCTCGGGCTTCACGCCCACCGGCCTGACCCTAGCCGACGGCACCACATTGGAGGCCGATATCGTTGTGCTGGCTACGGGCTACGACGGCATGCGGTCCAGTGCGCGCAAGATCCTGGGCGACGCCGTGGCCGACCGGGTCAGGGACTGTTgggacctcgacgagcaggGCGAGATCAACTCT ATCTGGAGGGGTAGCGGGCATCCCGGGTTCTGGTACACGGGCGGCAACCTTGCCCTGTGTCGCTCGTACTCTCGACTCCTGGCGCTGCAAATCaaggcggtggaggagggtcTCTTGATCCAGACTTGA
- a CDS encoding Putative UDP-glucuronosyl/UDP-glucosyltransferase, protein MTISGDAVTRIEAAADASNGVGDGTKKRPYLVFCSAPASGHTYPVLQIAAEMIQRGFEASYIGGEEFHPQIKRMGAEFVPLPSILSPEVMEARNKVPAGNARLMWDLSNIFIKWVPDHFRVLMETLERVREERPDQQVIVVHESFFMGLTPLMLGAPLPKGYNTRPPVIDINVAPIVVSSIDTGPFGPGLPPDSTESGRARNALLNGMFFGPDGPFAAPAKEYNAVTKSLGATEELPPALFEAWQTKYDVTLQMCTPSLEYPRSDLPSVIKYAGCLPPKPIDPNYQYPEWWGEITAGNKKIVGVTQGTIALDYTNLVVPAIQGLAHRDDIIVVAILGVKGATLPEEVAVPANARVVDFISYDALLKFADVWVMNAGYGGFMHGIINGVPMVLGGDTEDKPEVAMRGQWAGVAHNLKTGNPTPQQVAEGVEEVLANDKYKKRVLEIKKESEELKALDFIEKHIWEHADAA, encoded by the coding sequence ATGACGATATCCGGAGATGCCGTGACCAggatcgaggccgccgctgacgccagcaatggcgtcggcgatggcacCAAGAAACGCCCCTATCTCGTCTTCTGCTCGGCGCCCGCCTCCGGACACACATACCCCGTCCTGCAGATCGCCGCAGAGATGATCCAGCGAGGCTTCGAGGCCTCCTACATTGGCGGCGAGGAGTTCCACCCCCAGATCAAGCGCATGGGCGCCGAGTTCGTCCCGCTACCCTCGATCCTGTCTCCGGAGGTGATGGAGGCGCGCAACAAGGTCCCCGCCGGCAACGCCCGCCTCATGTGGGATCTCAGCAATATCTTTATCAAGTGGGTGCCCGATCACTTCCGCGTCTTGATGGAGACGCTTGAGAGAGTTCGAGAGGAGCGTCCAGACCAGCAGGTCATTGTCGTCCACGAGTCGTTCTTCATGGGGCTTACGCCGCTGATGCTCGGGGCCCCGTTGCCCAAGGGATACAACACACGACCACCCGTGATTGATATCAACGTCGCTCCCATCGTCGTCTCGAGCATCGACACTGGTCCGTTCGGCCCCGGTCTGCCCCCCGACTCGACCGAGTCCGGCCGCGCGAGAAATGCGCTCCTCAACGGCATGTTTTTCGGCCCAGACGGCCCCTTCGCCGCACCGGCAAAGGAGTACAACGCCGTCACCAAGTCCCTCGGGGCGACGGAAGAGCTCCCGCCGGCCCTGTTCGAGGCATGGCAGACGAAATACGACGTCACGCTGCAAATGTGCACGCCAAGTCTCGAATATCCCAGATCCGACCTCCCCAGCGTCATCAAATACGCAGGCTGCCTCCCACCCAAGCCCATCGACCCCAACTACCAGTACCCGGAGTGGTGGGGCGAGATCACGGCCGGGAACAAGAAGATTGTCGGCGTCACGCAGGGCACCATCGCGCTGGACTACACaaacctcgtcgtccccgcGATCCAGGGCCTGGCCCACCGCGACGACATCATAGTCGTCGCCATTCTAGGTGTCAAGGGCGCGACGCTGCCCGAAGAGGTGGCGGTACCGGCCAACGCGCGGGTCGTGGACTTCATCTCGTACGACGCCCTGCTCAAGTTCGCCGACGTGTGGGTCATGAACGCTGGCTACGGCGGCTTCATGCATGGCATCATCAACGGCGTGCCCatggtcctcggcggcgacactGAAGACAAGCCCGAGGTCGCCATGCGAGGGCAGTGGGCCGGGGTGGCGCACAACCTCAAGACAGGCAACCCGACGCCACAGCAGGTTGCCGAAGGCGTGGAGGAAGTGCTTGCAAACGACAAGTACAAGAAGCGGGTGTTGgagatcaagaaggagagcgaggagCTGAAGGCGCTGGATTTCATAGAGAAGCACATCTGGGAACATGCAGATGCCGCGTAG
- a CDS encoding Putative alpha/beta hydrolase-1, epoxide hydrolase produces MTIKDLSQLTKKTFNVKRGFNYTYYTFPAQNCKPTLFLFHGWPDSARLWAGLIHDYLIPHGYGVIALDNLGFGDSSKPTDPGSYAPSHLTADVVEILEAEGLDSIVSVGHDWGSLIAQRLYNFHPERVRGLALISVPYMIPTDHFDLDAINEMTKNVFGAGVFEYWHFFTAEDAADIMNRNLESVYSVVFGEPDTWLKTWCAPEGMREFVTQGRTQPAISFATPEHKADFMERYRKDGGFASSLCAYTVTSSGVRAESDRMLTDESITVKVPVLYWGGKQDYVCRPEMSQQAIAAGVLPDVKTLIRDGGHWAFLEAPARFGQDILGWLQDRFE; encoded by the coding sequence ATGACGATCAAGGACCTTTCTCAACTCACCAAGAAGACGTTCAACGTCAAGCGTGGCTTCAACTACACATATTACACCTTTCCTGCTCAAAACTGCAAGCCAACTCTTTTCCTGTTTCACGGCTGGCCCGATTCAGCACGCCTCTGGGCCGGCCTCATCCATGATTACCTGATCCCCCACGGCTACGGCGTTATTgccctcgacaacctcggctTTGGCGACTCTTCCAAGCCCACGGACCCTGGATCTTACGCCCCGAGCCACCTCACAGCTGATGTTGTTGAGATTCTTGAAGCTGAAGGCTTAGACAGCATAGTGTCTGTTGGTCACGACTGGGGATCTTTAATTGCTCAAAGGCTGTATAACTTCCATCCTGAGCGTGTGCGTGGATTGGCTTTGATCAGCGTGCCCTATATGATACCGACAGATCACTTCGACCTCGATGCAATCAACGAAATGACGAAGAATGTGTTTGGTGCTGGTGTCTTTGAGTACTGGCACTTCTTCACTGCTGAGGATGCGGCGGACATTATGAACCGCAACCTCGAATCCGTGTACAGCGTCGTCTTTGGCGAGCCCGACACCTGGCTTAAGACCTGGTGCGCTCCTGAGGGAATGCGGGAATTCGTTACCCAAGGCCGTACCCAGCCCGCCATCTCGTTCGCTACCCCCGAACACAAGGCGGATTTTATGGAGCGCTACCGGAAAGATGGGGGATTCGCCTCGTCCCTCTGCGCTTACACCGTGACCAGCTCTGGGGTGCGGGCCGAGTCGGACAGGATGCTGACCGACGAGTCGATCACGGTCAAGGTACCGGTCTTGTACTGGGGCGGTAAGCAGGACTATGTATGCAGGCCTGAGATGTCGCAGCAAGCCATTGCTGCCGGCGTGCTGCCGGATGTGAAGACTTTGATTAGGGACGGCGGACACTGGGCGTTTCTTGAAGCGCCGGCCCGGTTCGGCCAGGATATTCTGGGGTGGCTGCAGGACAGATTTGAGTAA